ATCTTAAAATTAATTATACCAAAAAGAATACTAAAGTGGTCTAAAGATGGTGTAAGGAAAATGGAACTATTTTAGTATTCTTTTTGGTATTAGACACCATTTTATTTGAAAAAGTTGCTTTTCTTTACTTTTGAAAAAATAGGTTTAAAAATGAATAAAACCCTGCAATATTCTCAATTTATAAAAAAAGAAGCAAAACGCTTAGGTTTTTTAAATTGCGGTATTGCCAAAGCCGGTTTTTTAGAAAAAGAAGCCCCACGATTAGCATCCTGGCTAGAAAATGATTTTCACGGAGAAATGCAATATATGGAAAATCATTTTGATAAAAGATTAGATACCAGGCTATTAGTTGACGGAGCAAAATCTGTTATTTCCTTAAGTTACAATTATTACCCAAAAATTCAACCGCATGATGACACATATCATATTTCCAAATACGCATACGGAGAAGATTATCATCATGTGATTAAAAGAAAACTTAAAGAGTTACTGTATGCCATTCAGGAAGAAATAGGAGAAGTACATGGCAGGGCATTTGTAGACTCTGCTCCAATTTTAGAGAGAGCCTGGGCAGAAAAAGCAGGCTTGGGATGGAATGGAAAACATACCTTATTAATTCAGAAACAACAAGGTTCTTTCTTTTTTCTGGCGGAACTCATCGTGGATGTAGAATTAGTTTATGACCCTCCATTTGCAACAGATCATTGTGGCAGCTGTACAAAGTGTATTGATGCTTGCCCGACAGAAGCCATTTTACCCAATTCAACCATAGATGGAAGCAAGTGCATCTCGTACTTAACCATAGAATTAAAAGACCATATCCCTTCAGAATTTAAGAATAATATGGAAAACCGGATATTTGGCTGTGATATTTGTCAGGATGTATGCCCTTGGAATCGATTTTCAGAACCACACCAAGAACCCCTGTTTCAGCCTCAAAAAGAACTACTGGAAATGACAAAAGAAAACTGGGAAGAAATAACGGAAGATACTTTTAAAAAAGTTTTTAAGAAATCTGCCGTAAAAAGAACAAAATACCTGGGACTTACCAAAAACATTAGATTTCTAAAAGAATAAAAATCAAAGGTTAACTTTCGCCGAAAAAACTATATTTGTAAGTTACAAACAACTCAAAAACAAAATGAACGAATCTAGAAAAAGGCGTGAAGCTCTATTATATCATGCAAAACCAAAATCAGGTAAAATAGAAGTCGTTCCAACAAAGAAATATGCTACACAACACGATTTGTCTTTAGCGTATTCCCCCGGAGTCGCCGAACCTTGTTTGGAAATTGCAA
This window of the Flavobacteriaceae bacterium genome carries:
- the queG gene encoding tRNA epoxyqueuosine(34) reductase QueG, giving the protein MNKTLQYSQFIKKEAKRLGFLNCGIAKAGFLEKEAPRLASWLENDFHGEMQYMENHFDKRLDTRLLVDGAKSVISLSYNYYPKIQPHDDTYHISKYAYGEDYHHVIKRKLKELLYAIQEEIGEVHGRAFVDSAPILERAWAEKAGLGWNGKHTLLIQKQQGSFFFLAELIVDVELVYDPPFATDHCGSCTKCIDACPTEAILPNSTIDGSKCISYLTIELKDHIPSEFKNNMENRIFGCDICQDVCPWNRFSEPHQEPLFQPQKELLEMTKENWEEITEDTFKKVFKKSAVKRTKYLGLTKNIRFLKE